The following proteins are encoded in a genomic region of Roseofilum reptotaenium CS-1145:
- a CDS encoding PAS domain-containing sensor histidine kinase has product MSRSSFLPILLVTPLCASSAIAIGVTAWVYSRTGLPIPPVIGFIWIILLLTTTLGIKSAYSLHRQLSQQPQTLPESEQTEQPFLDHQFPNPSPNLLLALEQTLNTTSDFSSALHLILEQICQLTGWSYAEAWIPTADKSALQCSPIWYKNPQTLSPEHISALQDFRHYTEGLILLPDEDIPGRVWYSNKPQWFGNLAQDNDIFSRGTLAHQVDLGAAFGLPIPIPAEESLTPNLIPRRSASLGILVFFTHYSSVQDQYWVQQLSYRALDFGRILHQKQVTTEFKTLFSAISDLILIFDAQGYIVNIAPTTPKPLYQMPSELIGKSVQDIFEPEQSTTFIHLIWQSLNTQTTLQTEYQLTIEEQSFWFAATIAPITDVSGMGDSVIWIARDITERKEAMEALSAAKEAAENANQAKSTFLAKMSHELRTPLNAILGFTQVMIRHLGDTSSTVTPARIEEHFGYLKVIHHSGEHLLDLINDLLNWSKIEAGKMELHQNRFNLYDMLSSLYQMFKLKAEHQGLSLSFDVSAKVPPFIEADSGKLRQVFINLLGNALKFTPQGGIQVQVDCANHGSENNATLICEVQDTGIGIAPNELSRLFEPFVQSSSDRGFQEGTGLGLPISQQVVELMGGKLMVESEVGKGSKFQFTLPIKLDMGSEPTLTSESRQYTIPADLKLLNAPLAIKPQDVEPEDLSYVQSSDWVKLQQATLAAEEELLLKLIDEVFPSNSRMRDCLTEWVHDFQFDRVHQLISEKLSEKVN; this is encoded by the coding sequence ATGTCCAGATCTTCCTTCTTGCCCATCCTTTTAGTCACTCCGTTATGCGCCTCAAGTGCGATCGCCATTGGAGTAACCGCATGGGTGTATTCAAGAACCGGACTCCCTATCCCTCCAGTCATCGGGTTCATCTGGATCATCTTGCTCTTAACGACAACATTAGGAATTAAAAGCGCCTATAGTCTTCACCGTCAACTTAGCCAGCAACCTCAAACGCTCCCCGAAAGCGAGCAAACCGAACAACCCTTCCTAGACCATCAATTCCCCAATCCGTCTCCCAACCTCCTTCTAGCCCTAGAACAAACCTTAAACACCACCTCTGACTTCTCCAGTGCCCTGCACCTAATCCTAGAGCAAATTTGTCAATTGACGGGTTGGAGTTATGCAGAAGCTTGGATTCCCACTGCTGACAAAAGTGCCCTCCAATGTAGCCCCATCTGGTACAAAAATCCCCAAACTCTTTCCCCAGAGCATATAAGTGCGCTACAAGACTTCCGCCACTACACCGAAGGACTCATCCTCCTACCTGACGAAGATATCCCTGGACGAGTCTGGTATAGCAACAAACCCCAATGGTTTGGTAACCTTGCCCAAGACAACGATATTTTTTCCAGGGGAACTCTGGCTCATCAAGTTGATCTAGGGGCTGCCTTTGGCCTACCCATCCCCATCCCCGCCGAAGAATCTTTAACCCCTAACCTGATTCCGAGACGTTCAGCCAGCTTGGGGATTTTAGTCTTCTTCACCCATTATTCTTCCGTTCAAGATCAATACTGGGTACAACAACTCTCCTATCGCGCCCTTGACTTTGGTCGAATTCTGCATCAAAAACAAGTGACCACAGAATTTAAAACGCTCTTTAGTGCGATCTCCGATCTGATTCTGATCTTTGATGCCCAAGGCTACATTGTCAATATTGCGCCCACTACCCCCAAACCCCTCTACCAGATGCCATCAGAGTTGATCGGTAAAAGTGTACAAGATATCTTTGAACCCGAGCAATCCACAACCTTTATCCATTTGATCTGGCAAAGCCTCAATACTCAAACGACCCTACAAACAGAATATCAACTCACCATAGAGGAGCAGAGCTTTTGGTTTGCTGCCACCATTGCCCCCATTACGGATGTGTCTGGAATGGGCGATTCTGTGATTTGGATTGCCCGTGATATTACGGAGCGAAAAGAAGCAATGGAAGCCTTGTCTGCGGCTAAGGAAGCCGCAGAAAATGCAAATCAGGCCAAAAGTACGTTTTTAGCCAAAATGAGCCATGAACTGCGTACTCCTCTCAACGCTATTCTAGGCTTTACTCAGGTGATGATCCGCCATCTGGGCGATACGTCTTCCACTGTAACTCCAGCTCGAATTGAAGAGCATTTTGGTTATCTGAAAGTGATTCATCATAGTGGCGAACATCTATTAGATCTGATTAACGATTTGTTGAATTGGTCAAAAATAGAGGCCGGGAAAATGGAACTCCATCAGAATCGCTTTAATCTGTACGATATGCTCAGTAGCCTCTATCAAATGTTCAAGCTCAAAGCAGAGCATCAAGGGTTAAGCTTATCTTTTGATGTTTCTGCCAAGGTTCCCCCTTTTATTGAAGCCGATTCGGGGAAATTACGCCAAGTCTTTATTAATTTATTAGGAAACGCCTTAAAGTTTACTCCCCAAGGGGGAATTCAAGTTCAGGTTGATTGTGCCAATCATGGGTCAGAAAATAATGCTACTTTAATCTGTGAAGTTCAGGATACCGGCATTGGGATTGCCCCCAATGAGTTGTCTCGCTTGTTTGAACCGTTTGTGCAAAGTTCGAGCGATCGCGGGTTTCAAGAAGGTACAGGTTTAGGCTTACCCATTAGTCAACAAGTTGTAGAATTGATGGGAGGTAAGCTAATGGTAGAATCTGAGGTAGGTAAAGGGAGTAAGTTCCAGTTTACCTTACCCATAAAACTAGACATGGGTTCTGAGCCTACTCTGACTTCAGAATCAAGGCAATATACTATACCGGCAGATCTAAAACTCCTAAATGCTCCGTTAGCCATCAAACCGCAAGACGTTGAACCGGAAGATCTCAGCTATGTTCAGTCATCAGATTGGGTCAAACTTCAACAGGCAACCCTAGCTGCGGAAGAGGAATTACTGCTCAAACTAATTGACGAAGTTTTTCCCTCCAATTCGCGAATGCGAGATTGTCTCACAGAATGGGTTCATGATTTTCAATTCGATCGAGTGCATCAATTAATTAGTGAGAAACTCTCTGAAAAGGTTAATTGA
- a CDS encoding ATP-binding protein produces the protein MMKLGHITHKIKKGWERIRSGRIRHKIGSGYALAIGTGLAGSLIGLVVADYYQGQGIVQLADANIQAQLLVHFQVEIERAERLGVLLGTVVGDREASQLYQKKLDDNLVEIQTTQEELQTFITGNPAWLAISVDTFEPFLERYTQALVEYSDRIQQIINQPNIGLEEQHNQLRSLVLSERQRELDQLGATLDQILATAQQQARQAEVELENAQGLEKGIIIFSSLFAVAIAGWIALGTTEDIISPLEQLTDLAATVTEEENWQLRMPISTQDEIASLSKTLNALMERVHQRTDQLLEAKESAERANQAKSTFLAKMSHELRTPLHAILGFTQIMVKDNALTDKHQEQLQIIYSSSQHLLGLINDILDLSKIEAGKSELLPQDFNLLTFVHHLESMVEFKAKKKGLHLSMEVQENVPQSLYTDEQKLRQILLNLLSNAIKFTRQGNVSLTITVADQPDTLQFTVTDTGIGIASEELDQLFQPFEQTQSGKQSQEGTGLGLTISQQLVNLLGGVLSVSSEINQGSMFTFDLPLLPVSGEAEALSQVELKVTGIASTEKTYRILVVDDKWENREILRSLLTPLGFEVLEATQGEEALTLWEQETINLILTDIRMPVRDGYSMTVSIREREHERGLPHVPIIVTTASTFEEERQQMLAIGCNDLVHKPFLEAVILEKIAQYLELEYTYESESERDRLSDQSYDPLNDTEDYPLSQPPPLSSKNARSFLSDAMAQQPIEWIAALQKAATEADADLMLPLIDQLSTSQLQLRQQLVAWVDNFQFEAICEITEECILQESNQFIAR, from the coding sequence ATGATGAAACTGGGCCACATAACTCATAAGATCAAGAAAGGGTGGGAACGAATTCGATCGGGGCGTATCCGACACAAAATTGGATCGGGTTATGCATTAGCCATTGGTACTGGCTTGGCGGGTTCGTTGATTGGGTTAGTCGTGGCTGATTATTATCAAGGACAGGGCATTGTCCAATTAGCGGATGCCAATATTCAAGCTCAATTGTTGGTTCACTTTCAGGTCGAGATCGAACGAGCGGAACGATTAGGCGTTTTACTGGGGACAGTCGTTGGCGATCGCGAAGCCTCACAATTGTATCAAAAGAAGCTTGATGATAACCTGGTGGAGATCCAGACCACCCAGGAAGAGCTACAAACCTTTATCACAGGAAATCCGGCCTGGTTAGCCATTTCTGTAGACACCTTCGAGCCATTTCTAGAGCGCTATACTCAAGCCTTAGTTGAATATAGCGATCGTATCCAACAGATTATTAATCAACCGAATATTGGCTTAGAAGAACAGCACAATCAACTCAGATCTCTGGTGCTATCCGAGAGACAACGAGAATTAGACCAATTAGGGGCGACTCTCGATCAAATCCTAGCCACAGCTCAACAACAAGCTCGACAAGCGGAAGTCGAGTTGGAAAATGCCCAAGGTCTGGAAAAAGGGATCATTATTTTTAGTAGTTTATTCGCTGTAGCGATCGCCGGTTGGATTGCCCTGGGCACAACCGAAGATATTATCAGCCCCCTCGAACAACTCACCGACCTAGCTGCCACCGTTACCGAAGAAGAAAATTGGCAACTGCGAATGCCCATCAGTACCCAAGACGAAATCGCCTCTTTAAGTAAAACTCTCAACGCCCTCATGGAACGAGTTCACCAACGTACCGATCAACTCTTGGAAGCCAAAGAATCCGCAGAACGGGCTAATCAAGCTAAAAGCACATTCCTAGCCAAAATGAGCCATGAATTGCGTACCCCTCTACATGCCATTCTCGGATTTACGCAAATTATGGTCAAGGACAATGCTTTAACCGATAAACACCAGGAACAACTCCAGATCATCTACAGCAGTAGCCAACATTTGCTCGGCCTCATTAATGACATTTTAGATTTATCCAAAATCGAAGCTGGAAAATCCGAACTTTTACCCCAAGATTTTAATTTACTCACCTTCGTTCATCATTTAGAAAGTATGGTAGAGTTCAAAGCGAAAAAGAAAGGCCTCCATCTGAGCATGGAAGTGCAAGAAAATGTTCCCCAGTCCCTCTACACCGATGAACAAAAACTGCGCCAAATCTTACTCAATTTACTCAGTAATGCCATCAAATTCACCCGTCAAGGTAATGTTTCCCTGACCATCACAGTTGCGGATCAACCCGACACTCTACAATTTACCGTCACCGATACCGGTATCGGTATAGCCAGCGAAGAATTAGACCAACTCTTTCAGCCCTTTGAACAAACCCAAAGTGGCAAACAATCTCAGGAAGGCACTGGACTTGGATTAACCATTAGCCAACAGTTAGTCAATCTTCTGGGTGGAGTGCTGAGTGTATCGAGTGAAATCAACCAAGGGAGTATGTTTACCTTTGACTTACCCCTGCTCCCTGTCTCAGGAGAAGCAGAAGCCCTGTCTCAGGTTGAGCTTAAGGTGACCGGAATTGCCTCCACAGAGAAAACCTACCGTATTTTAGTAGTCGATGATAAATGGGAAAACCGCGAAATTCTCCGCTCTTTACTCACCCCTTTGGGGTTTGAAGTGCTAGAAGCCACCCAAGGAGAAGAAGCCCTGACTCTCTGGGAACAAGAAACAATCAATCTGATTTTAACGGATATTCGGATGCCGGTCCGGGATGGTTATAGCATGACAGTTAGTATCCGTGAACGAGAACACGAACGTGGTCTTCCCCATGTACCGATCATTGTCACTACTGCCAGTACCTTTGAAGAAGAGCGCCAACAGATGTTAGCCATAGGATGTAATGACTTAGTGCATAAACCCTTTCTCGAAGCCGTGATTTTAGAGAAAATTGCCCAGTATTTAGAATTGGAATATACTTATGAATCAGAATCTGAACGCGATCGCCTCAGCGATCAGTCCTATGATCCCCTCAACGATACCGAGGATTATCCTCTCTCTCAACCCCCTCCCCTTTCCTCTAAAAACGCCAGATCCTTTCTCTCAGATGCCATGGCTCAACAGCCCATAGAATGGATTGCCGCCTTACAGAAAGCAGCCACTGAAGCCGATGCCGATCTGATGTTGCCCTTGATCGACCAACTGTCAACCTCTCAATTACAATTAAGACAACAGTTAGTTGCTTGGGTTGATAATTTCCAGTTTGAAGCAATTTGTGAGATAACAGAAGAGTGCATTCTCCAAGAAAGTAACCAGTTTATTGCTCGCTAA
- a CDS encoding hybrid sensor histidine kinase/response regulator, with translation MNHSTDHPEPANILLIDDMPNNLRLLSSLLTKQGYKVRSVINGAMGLKAAQAKPPDLILLDINMPDLNGYEVCTKLKANEVTQEIPVIFLSALDDVLDKVKAFRVGGSDYITKPFQIEEVIVRVQNQLKLRQAQQMLAEQNVVLEQEICDRKKIQSSLEDREMQLKQQTERLEAALTKIQNTQLQLIQSEKMASLGQLVAGIAHEINNPISFIYGNVHYVNDYLDNLVSTIKMYRTSYPNPTENIKDFTEDIDLDFVIDDLKSMMDSMKTGVERIHAIVLGLRTFSRLDEADIKSVDLHEGIESTLLIVQHRLQETDRHPPIQVLKHYGELPNVTCYSGQIHQVFLHLIENAIDAIEDKSFDPSLSEDFMPTIEIRTEFTEDHQVIVCFQDNGIGIIDDIKNQIFNPFFTTKSVGQGSGLGLSICYQIIVEQHQGQLNYSALPEGGSQFTIQIPVHRKDES, from the coding sequence ATGAATCACTCTACTGATCATCCAGAACCCGCGAATATTTTGCTAATTGATGATATGCCCAACAATCTCCGGTTGCTGTCGAGTTTGTTAACCAAGCAAGGGTATAAAGTCAGAAGTGTGATTAATGGAGCCATGGGATTAAAAGCGGCTCAAGCTAAACCACCCGATTTAATTTTACTTGATATTAATATGCCCGACCTCAATGGCTATGAAGTGTGTACCAAACTCAAAGCCAATGAAGTGACCCAGGAAATACCGGTAATTTTTTTGAGTGCCCTGGATGATGTTCTTGATAAGGTCAAAGCATTCCGTGTCGGTGGATCGGATTATATTACTAAACCCTTTCAAATTGAAGAAGTGATTGTGCGAGTACAAAATCAGCTCAAGCTTCGCCAAGCTCAACAAATGCTGGCCGAGCAGAATGTGGTTTTGGAGCAGGAAATCTGCGATCGCAAAAAAATTCAGAGTTCCCTAGAAGACCGCGAAATGCAGCTTAAACAACAAACTGAACGATTAGAAGCTGCTTTGACCAAAATACAAAACACTCAATTGCAACTGATTCAAAGTGAAAAAATGGCAAGTTTGGGACAGCTTGTTGCCGGAATTGCCCATGAAATCAATAATCCGATTAGCTTCATTTACGGTAATGTTCATTATGTGAATGATTATTTGGATAATTTAGTCAGTACGATTAAAATGTATCGAACAAGTTATCCAAATCCGACCGAGAATATTAAAGATTTCACAGAAGATATTGATCTAGATTTTGTCATTGATGATCTCAAGAGTATGATGGATTCTATGAAAACTGGTGTAGAAAGAATTCATGCTATTGTTTTGGGGTTACGGACGTTTTCTAGACTCGATGAAGCAGACATTAAATCTGTAGATTTGCATGAAGGGATTGAGAGTACTTTATTAATTGTGCAACACCGATTACAAGAAACCGATCGTCATCCTCCGATTCAAGTGCTTAAACACTATGGTGAACTCCCTAATGTTACCTGCTATTCCGGGCAAATTCATCAAGTTTTTCTTCATCTGATCGAAAATGCCATTGATGCGATAGAAGATAAAAGTTTTGATCCCTCACTTTCTGAGGACTTCATGCCAACGATAGAAATCCGTACAGAATTTACTGAAGATCATCAAGTGATCGTTTGTTTCCAAGATAATGGAATTGGCATTATTGATGATATAAAAAACCAAATTTTTAATCCATTTTTTACCACTAAGTCTGTGGGACAAGGCAGTGGATTGGGTCTTTCTATTTGTTATCAAATTATTGTGGAGCAACATCAAGGGCAACTGAATTATTCTGCATTACCAGAAGGTGGCAGTCAATTTACCATTCAAATCCCTGTTCATCGGAAAGACGAAAGTTAA
- the hmpF gene encoding pilus motility taxis protein HmpF, whose product MLYLAEVQIQKGFMGNKAMIKLLACQRSEQNWSSVSEELIELAEPGTLKDGALVLVEVSNKKIQRPPQDAARPLIGILQKFSTLQGKFEGQEEEIEQWKQSLTFQAQELNRREMELVAREDELAQLEEEAEKLEEKRQEIESLSDEAQRQREEFERKSQELEGAWAHLRGEQQRLEEQQGELSAATVLDEEKAGQIRQSLQSLSEALAPTETLREAVEQMSGTMSEEQQILDQHWQRLEESKGQTSEQEGEINQLKTTINSRWQEWNEAQGVLEKAQIDLKTQESLLQVKQDLLQPMQSHLSQTEQLCQQLQELAEGSGKPTVSIDRQALENMPIDELQQQVGQLEEDLKRASGFVKDQEEELGYQLEAIEELKQKIEQASEYDRLSLETELSSEQESYDFLNESLVGSRRNLAEREFVFKVHESILRQRQGYPAEPGQEGLLDFGPALEAAESQRHLQSEQVQRMEAEISQIQAAIGQAQDLVNSQMSAQETKRNEIKQLEETLAQQEQQWVEARGKLGVYEQMLQPLQDQLAQYREKIEQLQQGIAGIQSTNDRQLQAIAQLQQTVTELTQ is encoded by the coding sequence GTGCTTTATCTAGCGGAAGTACAAATCCAGAAGGGGTTCATGGGCAATAAAGCCATGATTAAACTGCTGGCGTGTCAGCGCAGTGAACAAAATTGGAGTTCGGTCTCAGAAGAACTGATTGAATTGGCAGAACCAGGAACCTTAAAAGATGGAGCGCTGGTTTTGGTTGAGGTTTCCAATAAGAAGATTCAACGACCCCCTCAAGATGCGGCTCGTCCTCTGATTGGGATTTTGCAGAAGTTTTCTACCCTTCAGGGAAAATTTGAAGGCCAAGAAGAGGAAATTGAACAATGGAAACAGTCCTTGACGTTTCAGGCTCAAGAGTTGAATCGTCGAGAAATGGAACTGGTGGCACGAGAAGATGAATTGGCCCAGTTAGAGGAAGAGGCAGAGAAATTAGAGGAGAAGCGGCAGGAAATTGAGTCGTTATCGGACGAAGCTCAACGACAACGGGAGGAGTTTGAGCGCAAAAGCCAGGAGTTGGAAGGAGCCTGGGCCCATTTACGGGGTGAGCAACAACGACTAGAGGAGCAACAGGGGGAACTCTCGGCAGCCACGGTACTGGATGAGGAGAAAGCGGGCCAAATTCGACAGTCTTTGCAGTCTTTGTCGGAGGCTCTAGCACCGACGGAAACTCTTCGAGAAGCGGTGGAGCAGATGTCTGGAACAATGTCTGAAGAGCAACAAATCCTTGATCAACATTGGCAAAGATTGGAGGAGTCGAAAGGACAAACGAGTGAACAGGAAGGGGAAATTAACCAATTAAAGACGACGATTAATAGCCGTTGGCAAGAGTGGAATGAGGCGCAAGGGGTTCTGGAAAAGGCGCAAATTGATTTGAAAACTCAAGAGAGTCTTTTACAAGTTAAGCAAGATTTACTGCAACCGATGCAAAGTCATTTAAGTCAGACGGAGCAATTGTGTCAACAGCTTCAGGAACTGGCGGAAGGCTCGGGAAAACCTACGGTGAGTATTGATCGCCAGGCTTTGGAAAATATGCCGATTGATGAGCTACAACAACAGGTTGGCCAATTGGAAGAAGACTTGAAACGTGCCTCGGGGTTTGTGAAGGATCAGGAAGAGGAATTAGGGTATCAGTTAGAGGCGATCGAGGAACTTAAGCAGAAGATTGAACAAGCAAGTGAATACGATCGCCTCAGTTTAGAAACGGAATTATCCAGTGAACAAGAAAGTTATGATTTCTTGAATGAATCGTTGGTGGGTTCTCGCCGGAATTTAGCTGAACGAGAATTTGTGTTTAAAGTCCATGAAAGTATTCTTCGCCAACGACAAGGTTATCCCGCCGAACCGGGACAGGAGGGACTGCTCGATTTTGGGCCAGCTCTAGAAGCGGCTGAGAGCCAACGGCACTTACAAAGCGAACAAGTGCAACGGATGGAAGCGGAAATTAGCCAGATCCAGGCGGCGATCGGGCAAGCTCAGGACTTGGTCAATAGCCAAATGTCGGCTCAAGAAACGAAACGCAATGAAATTAAGCAGTTGGAAGAAACCTTAGCTCAACAAGAGCAACAGTGGGTTGAAGCCAGAGGTAAACTTGGGGTTTATGAGCAGATGCTCCAACCCCTGCAAGACCAACTGGCCCAATATCGGGAGAAAATAGAGCAACTCCAACAGGGAATTGCGGGGATTCAATCAACCAACGATCGGCAGTTACAGGCGATCGCTCAACTGCAGCAAACTGTTACGGAATTAACTCAGTAG
- a CDS encoding response regulator, which yields MQGHLSEIDIRSIFQLIELGQRTGELCVESYSPQPQFNRSDRPQRLPPQCWFVFFANGKIIYAGSDTDSSLVRLRHHLHRYGVASALDLLKVPTIAATNAPEYGYLWAMLENHSLTPAQGRSIIKSMVQETLFDLFSLHNGSFMFELGPPIAPQLTPLEIGPLVTKVLKQVQQWNQLHPQIQSPDQCPVLCDAAELSQHLNEKRFKILASWANKQTSIRQISRYLNGDILTVAKAIYPFVQKGWVQLSYLSSPEPDWIPEDLKPMRPPRVVFIDDGVALCKAVEQILQASGYEVAGITNPLRALSLVFQLKPDLILCDIAMPELDGYEICAMLRRSNRFRQTPIVMLTGRDGFIDRLKARMVGATDYLTKPFGQGELLMVLEKYIGKGGKTDPSPDRILDDAIASELDLEPLTPPSGDLANS from the coding sequence ATGCAGGGACACTTAAGCGAGATTGACATTCGCAGCATTTTCCAGCTCATTGAGTTAGGACAGCGCACGGGGGAATTGTGTGTTGAGAGCTATAGTCCTCAACCTCAGTTTAATCGAAGCGATCGCCCCCAGCGTCTGCCCCCTCAATGTTGGTTTGTCTTTTTTGCCAATGGCAAAATCATCTATGCCGGTTCAGACACCGATAGTTCTCTGGTACGCCTACGTCATCATCTTCATCGCTATGGAGTCGCTTCTGCCCTCGATCTGCTTAAAGTTCCCACCATTGCCGCCACCAATGCCCCCGAATACGGCTACCTCTGGGCGATGCTAGAAAACCATAGCCTTACCCCAGCCCAAGGACGCAGTATCATTAAAAGCATGGTTCAAGAAACCCTCTTTGATCTATTTTCCCTGCATAATGGATCATTTATGTTTGAACTTGGCCCTCCCATAGCCCCCCAACTGACTCCCCTCGAAATTGGGCCCTTAGTGACCAAAGTCCTCAAACAGGTTCAACAATGGAATCAACTTCATCCCCAGATTCAATCTCCCGATCAATGTCCCGTCCTTTGTGATGCCGCAGAACTGAGCCAACACCTGAATGAAAAGCGATTTAAGATTCTTGCTTCCTGGGCCAATAAACAAACCTCTATCCGCCAAATTTCCCGCTACTTAAATGGGGATATTCTCACCGTCGCCAAAGCCATTTATCCCTTTGTGCAAAAAGGCTGGGTTCAACTGAGCTATCTCAGTTCGCCAGAACCGGATTGGATACCCGAAGACCTCAAGCCTATGCGCCCCCCCCGTGTTGTTTTTATTGATGATGGGGTAGCCTTATGTAAAGCAGTCGAACAAATTCTGCAAGCGAGTGGTTACGAAGTGGCTGGCATTACCAATCCTCTGCGGGCCTTGAGTTTAGTGTTCCAGCTCAAACCGGATTTAATTTTGTGTGATATTGCCATGCCAGAATTAGATGGTTATGAAATCTGTGCGATGTTACGGCGATCCAACCGATTTCGGCAAACCCCCATTGTCATGCTCACCGGCAGAGATGGGTTTATCGATCGCCTGAAAGCACGGATGGTAGGAGCGACTGATTATCTAACCAAACCGTTTGGCCAGGGAGAATTATTGATGGTTTTGGAAAAATACATTGGTAAAGGAGGAAAAACTGACCCCTCTCCCGATCGCATCCTTGATGATGCGATCGCCTCAGAACTCGATTTAGAACCCCTTACACCTCCCTCTGGAGACTTAGCCAATTCCTAA
- a CDS encoding response regulator transcription factor: protein MSSVLVVEDSPAQRQMITDLLTDSGLKVSIASDGVEAIENIQNNLPDLVVLDIVMPRMNGYEVCRRIKNDKKTQHVPVVMCSSKGEEFDRYWGMKQGADAYIAKPFQPTELVGTVKQLLRS, encoded by the coding sequence ATGAGTAGCGTTTTAGTAGTAGAAGATAGCCCCGCCCAGCGACAGATGATTACCGATCTCCTTACAGACAGTGGTCTCAAAGTCAGCATTGCCAGTGATGGTGTAGAAGCGATAGAAAATATTCAAAATAATCTTCCTGATTTAGTGGTTTTGGATATCGTTATGCCCCGTATGAATGGTTATGAAGTCTGTCGGCGAATTAAAAATGACAAGAAGACCCAGCATGTTCCCGTGGTCATGTGTTCCTCTAAGGGAGAAGAATTTGACCGCTATTGGGGAATGAAACAAGGGGCAGATGCTTACATCGCCAAACCTTTTCAGCCCACTGAGTTGGTAGGGACGGTTAAACAACTCTTACGCAGCTAA
- a CDS encoding chemotaxis protein CheW, with protein sequence MVGNTEFFHEIDSEQVTEFQELQNPEGELHLRFFLPSGHELALNAIGIKEVFESPPDRITPIPNVSPLLLGTMNIRGRVIWVADLGQFLGEQTPLNTDRSELPVIAIEDQDTMLGLAIDRMGGMDWLDAEQLQRATNIADTMEPFVRGEWVIDEEKNQYLWLLNQVAILRSARWAA encoded by the coding sequence ATGGTAGGTAATACTGAATTCTTCCATGAGATAGACTCCGAGCAAGTCACTGAGTTTCAGGAACTCCAAAATCCAGAAGGAGAATTACATCTGAGATTTTTTCTCCCCTCTGGCCATGAACTGGCTCTGAATGCCATTGGCATTAAAGAAGTCTTTGAATCTCCCCCAGATCGGATTACTCCGATTCCCAATGTTTCTCCTCTGTTGTTAGGAACGATGAATATCCGCGGACGGGTGATTTGGGTGGCCGATTTGGGACAATTCTTAGGGGAGCAGACTCCCTTAAATACCGATCGCTCCGAACTCCCTGTGATTGCGATCGAAGACCAAGATACTATGCTAGGTTTGGCCATAGATCGTATGGGGGGGATGGATTGGCTCGATGCGGAACAACTCCAACGAGCGACTAATATCGCTGATACCATGGAACCGTTTGTGCGTGGAGAATGGGTGATTGATGAAGAAAAGAACCAATATCTATGGTTGCTCAACCAAGTAGCTATTTTGCGATCGGCGAGGTGGGCAGCCTAA